One segment of Mycolicibacterium neworleansense DNA contains the following:
- a CDS encoding NADH:flavin oxidoreductase, with protein MNTQPNVFTDVFSEAKLGPVTLRNRIIKAATFEASTPNALVTDDLINYHRLPAAGGVGMTTVAYCAVSPGGRTDGWQIWMRPEAVPGLTKLTETIHAEGAAISAQIGHAGPVANSRTNKAKALAPVRFFNPLSMRFAKKATLDDIRDVTEAHANAARLAIDSGFDAVEVHLGHNYLASSFLSPLINRRTDEFGGSLENRAKVARGVVRAVRDAVDKHGDRKIAVVAKLNMSDGVRGGIPIDESLQTAKWLEEDGGLDAIELTAGSSLVNPMYLFRGGAPVKEFAANFKPPISWGIRMSGNKFFREYPYHEAYLMRDAEKFRAELTMPIILLGGITNRETMDRAMAAGFDFVAMGRALLAEPDLLNRIKAEKDNDPQNRVLSKCTHCNSCMPTIYSHTHCVVTGAPDSLVS; from the coding sequence ATGAACACTCAGCCCAATGTGTTCACTGATGTTTTCAGTGAGGCCAAGCTCGGCCCGGTGACGCTGCGCAACCGCATCATCAAGGCCGCCACCTTCGAAGCGTCCACGCCCAACGCGCTGGTCACCGACGATTTGATCAACTATCACCGGCTGCCCGCGGCCGGCGGGGTCGGCATGACCACCGTCGCCTACTGCGCGGTGTCCCCCGGCGGCCGCACCGACGGCTGGCAGATCTGGATGCGGCCCGAGGCGGTCCCCGGGCTGACCAAACTCACCGAGACCATCCACGCCGAGGGCGCGGCCATCAGTGCCCAGATCGGCCACGCCGGTCCGGTCGCCAACTCGCGGACCAACAAGGCCAAGGCTCTGGCCCCCGTGCGGTTCTTCAACCCGCTGTCGATGCGGTTCGCCAAGAAGGCCACGCTCGACGACATCCGCGATGTCACCGAGGCGCACGCCAACGCCGCCCGGCTGGCCATCGACTCCGGGTTCGACGCGGTCGAGGTTCACCTCGGCCACAACTACTTGGCCAGCTCGTTCCTGTCCCCGCTGATCAACCGTCGCACCGACGAGTTCGGCGGGTCGCTGGAGAATCGGGCGAAGGTGGCCCGCGGCGTCGTGCGCGCGGTTCGCGACGCGGTCGACAAACACGGCGACAGGAAGATCGCGGTCGTCGCCAAGCTCAACATGAGCGACGGCGTGCGCGGTGGCATCCCGATCGACGAGTCGCTGCAGACGGCGAAGTGGCTGGAGGAGGACGGCGGTCTGGACGCCATCGAGCTCACCGCGGGCAGCTCGCTGGTCAATCCGATGTACCTGTTCCGCGGCGGGGCTCCGGTCAAGGAGTTCGCGGCGAACTTCAAACCGCCGATCAGCTGGGGCATTCGGATGAGCGGCAACAAGTTCTTCCGCGAATACCCCTATCACGAGGCGTATCTGATGCGCGACGCCGAGAAGTTCCGCGCCGAGCTGACCATGCCGATCATCCTTCTCGGCGGTATCACCAACCGCGAGACCATGGACCGGGCGATGGCGGCAGGCTTCGACTTCGTCGCGATGGGCCGGGCGCTGCTCGCCGAGCCGGACCTGCTGAACCGGATCAAGGCCGAAAAAGACAACGACCCTCAAAACCGTGTGTTGTCCAAGTGCACGCACTGCAACAGCTGCATGCCGACGATCTACAGCCACACGCACTGCGTGGTGACGGGAGCCCCGGACTCGCTCGTGAGCTAA
- a CDS encoding diphosphate--fructose-6-phosphate 1-phosphotransferase — protein sequence MVGNHPSDTMVTYRYVRVGLVALVVFLLSSLALTWAHSCPQGSISAFFYTRTHAVFLASLCAIGICLIAYKGSRIGEDALLNYSGFMAFIVALVPTGPADDLCRPWLPTVADPFGGVANNVAALFVAVAVGTGMYLALGRWRRPQEPPVASGPSCAEAATLWKSIATALLGVEKWLPAALLVISIAGAPLMLWDWFAEHAHVIAAVAMFLAITLVAVYHACYARAAVRPHLARFYATIAALMLTTIVAGIVLLILGWHFGVITVELILIVLFAVFWAVQTADVWDAQDRYPPEAVPTLANAEP from the coding sequence ATGGTTGGTAACCACCCCAGCGACACCATGGTCACTTACCGCTACGTGCGGGTCGGCCTGGTCGCACTGGTGGTGTTCCTGTTGTCCTCGCTGGCGTTGACGTGGGCACACAGTTGCCCGCAGGGATCGATCAGCGCGTTCTTCTACACCCGCACCCACGCGGTGTTCCTGGCTTCCCTGTGCGCGATCGGCATCTGCCTCATCGCCTACAAGGGCAGCCGGATCGGCGAGGACGCGCTGCTGAACTACTCAGGGTTCATGGCCTTCATCGTGGCGCTGGTACCCACGGGCCCCGCCGACGACCTGTGCCGGCCTTGGCTTCCCACCGTGGCCGACCCGTTCGGCGGCGTCGCCAACAACGTCGCCGCATTGTTCGTGGCCGTCGCCGTCGGCACCGGGATGTACCTGGCACTGGGCCGCTGGCGGCGACCGCAAGAGCCACCCGTGGCGTCCGGACCGTCCTGCGCCGAGGCCGCCACCCTGTGGAAGTCCATCGCCACCGCGCTGCTGGGCGTCGAAAAATGGCTTCCGGCAGCCCTGTTGGTCATCTCCATCGCCGGCGCACCACTGATGCTGTGGGACTGGTTCGCCGAACACGCCCACGTGATCGCCGCGGTGGCGATGTTCCTGGCCATCACACTGGTGGCGGTCTACCACGCGTGCTATGCCAGGGCTGCCGTACGCCCACACCTCGCCCGGTTCTACGCGACCATCGCCGCACTGATGCTCACCACCATCGTGGCCGGCATAGTCCTGCTCATCCTGGGCTGGCACTTCGGCGTGATCACGGTCGAACTGATCCTCATCGTGCTGTTCGCCGTGTTCTGGGCCGTGCAGACCGCCGACGTCTGGGACGCCCAGGACCGCTACCCGCCGGAAGCCGTTCCCACGCTGGCCAACGCCGAGCCGTGA
- a CDS encoding PQQ-binding-like beta-propeller repeat protein, with translation MGSEGAQKAAGRVLGALRHVGTVLAGAAVVWLVWAAALSAWARLVAPRSAGESAWYVVGQHRWGEALPNRIALVVVVIVVVLIAAMVYSVWRGRTGRDLAATPAGAAGVAALLVIAYVSQGIPAFYRTAMDNAAVTAALPLGAASWWLCLAGAAATFLAARAFPRLERGSVKLLAVGAAIAVVVAAVVTVGALRAGDDGRFVDATTAAATDVPASPAALGQRTFTVSVPDAFTDPNVASYDIAAAGVGFAVYQKGRITAYGTDGKERWHYSRSGPGEVSVNGMRVVDSGATILAFIDAGLVGLDAVTGDQLWTSADPELLEAAGGRFGRSTGPLVVGWNDEQVWTRYDSRTGRALWSEPAPHPGCGIVEPLVTASGVVSTVQCEDGKVWLSVLDPETGQIGWDTVLTERKIDPAVPLEQRYLKLGARPANSIGVFVSMVGAGAPDAAMYVDLVNRTVTALPADGRLAESYGPSDDFVVWYLTDRTTRLTLFGPDGHQRCQLPDGVEPARSNVPSLRVDQPAYVAFPDALLLADRGARGAEGSLRTFDAKTCTQTATVPAESVEGLVPVPGAVLVLRRDGQTLQIDGYTA, from the coding sequence ATGGGTTCTGAAGGGGCGCAGAAGGCGGCAGGCCGGGTGCTCGGCGCGCTGCGGCATGTGGGCACGGTGCTGGCCGGTGCGGCGGTGGTGTGGTTGGTGTGGGCTGCGGCGTTGAGCGCCTGGGCGCGGCTGGTGGCGCCCCGCAGTGCAGGTGAGAGCGCCTGGTATGTGGTCGGCCAGCACCGCTGGGGCGAGGCGCTGCCCAACCGGATCGCACTGGTTGTGGTGGTCATCGTGGTGGTGCTGATCGCGGCGATGGTCTACAGCGTGTGGCGCGGACGCACCGGCCGTGATCTCGCGGCCACCCCGGCCGGCGCGGCGGGCGTGGCGGCGCTGCTGGTCATCGCCTACGTCAGTCAGGGCATCCCGGCGTTCTATCGGACCGCGATGGACAACGCGGCGGTCACCGCGGCGTTGCCGCTGGGTGCGGCGTCGTGGTGGTTGTGTCTGGCCGGCGCGGCGGCGACGTTCCTGGCCGCGCGGGCCTTCCCGCGGCTGGAGCGTGGCTCGGTGAAGTTGCTGGCGGTCGGTGCAGCGATCGCCGTCGTGGTTGCCGCGGTGGTGACCGTGGGTGCGCTGCGGGCCGGTGACGACGGGCGCTTCGTTGATGCGACGACGGCGGCGGCTACCGACGTCCCGGCGTCGCCGGCCGCACTGGGGCAGCGCACGTTCACCGTGTCGGTGCCCGACGCGTTCACAGATCCGAACGTCGCGTCGTATGACATCGCTGCCGCCGGAGTCGGTTTCGCGGTCTACCAGAAGGGCCGCATCACGGCTTATGGCACAGACGGCAAGGAGCGCTGGCATTACTCGCGATCCGGGCCAGGGGAGGTGAGCGTCAACGGCATGCGCGTGGTCGACAGCGGCGCAACGATTTTGGCGTTCATCGACGCCGGCCTGGTCGGCCTTGACGCCGTCACCGGCGACCAGCTGTGGACCAGTGCCGATCCGGAGCTGCTCGAAGCGGCGGGTGGGCGCTTCGGACGCTCCACCGGACCCTTGGTGGTTGGCTGGAACGACGAGCAGGTGTGGACCCGCTACGACAGCCGGACCGGCCGGGCGTTGTGGAGTGAGCCCGCACCCCATCCCGGTTGTGGGATTGTCGAACCGCTGGTGACGGCTTCGGGTGTGGTGTCCACGGTCCAATGTGAGGACGGCAAGGTCTGGTTGAGCGTGCTCGATCCAGAGACCGGCCAAATCGGCTGGGACACAGTGCTGACGGAAAGAAAGATCGACCCGGCGGTGCCGCTCGAGCAGCGCTACCTCAAACTCGGGGCCAGACCGGCGAACAGTATCGGAGTCTTCGTTTCCATGGTCGGGGCCGGCGCGCCCGACGCCGCCATGTACGTGGACCTTGTCAACCGCACTGTCACCGCCTTGCCGGCAGACGGCCGATTAGCCGAATCATACGGTCCCAGCGATGATTTCGTGGTGTGGTATCTGACTGACCGGACTACCCGGCTGACCTTGTTCGGGCCCGACGGGCATCAACGGTGCCAGCTTCCCGACGGTGTCGAGCCGGCTCGGTCGAACGTACCGAGCCTACGAGTTGATCAACCAGCGTATGTCGCGTTCCCTGACGCTCTGCTGCTTGCCGACCGCGGCGCCCGGGGCGCCGAGGGATCGCTGCGCACGTTCGACGCGAAGACCTGCACTCAGACCGCCACGGTGCCCGCCGAATCGGTCGAAGGATTGGTGCCGGTACCAGGTGCGGTGCTGGTGTTGCGCCGTGATGGGCAAACGCTGCAGATCGACGGGTACACCGCCTAG
- a CDS encoding FHA domain-containing protein, with the protein MSPALTVRYDGSTRTFAPGNDVVIGRDLRADVRIAHPLISRAHLVLRFDQGRWVAIDNGSLNGMYANGRRVPSVDIHDGQVVNIGNPDGPQVTFEVGRHQGSVGRTPTAAVPIANRPSGAWPTQAAAPGRQQYGQPPAAQRPGYSSGPQPRYPTTPTGYPSGPQSGGYPSGPQTGYPGGPQSGGYPSGPQAYQSQPVRSAPNPAQAPTTMRPAATPDRGSSEAGGNIATSMMKILRPGRTAAAPAGAVKIGRNTDNDIVIPDVLASRHHATLIPLPGGTEIRDERSINGTFVNGARVDSAVLHDGDVITIGNVDLVFTGGTLVRRSETEADTRTGGLEVRGLTWTIEGNKTLLDNISVDARPGTLTAVIGPSGAGKSTFAKQVAGYTHPTSGTITFEGHDVHAEYASLRSRIGMVPQDDVVHGQLTVRQALMYAAELRLPPDTTKEDREQVVMQVLEELEMTKHLDTRVDKLSGGQRKRASVALELLTGPSLLILDEPTSGLDPALDRQVMTMLRQLADAGRVVLVVTHSLTYLDVCDQVLLLAPGGKTAFCGPPDQIGPELGTTNWADIFSTVAGDPAEANRKYLARTGPAPAAAASSAQPGDLGEPAKTSLFRQLSTIARRQVRLIVSDRGYTAFLLMLPFIMGVLSLSVPGDVGFGLPVPAVQGGEAPNEPGQILVMLNVGAIFMGTALTIRALIGEQAIFRREQAVGLSTTAYLLAKIAVFAVFAVLQSAIVTVITILGKGWGPGSVDSGAFIGGRNLELFIDISMTCVASAMVGLALSALARSAEQIMPLLVVTVMSQLVFSGGMIPVTDRVVLDQLSWITPARWGFAASASTIDLTRLVPPPLLPADSHWKHTPTVWLINIGILLLLCIVYTGFVRWRIRLKAG; encoded by the coding sequence ATGAGCCCTGCGCTGACCGTTCGTTACGACGGGTCGACCCGTACCTTTGCCCCGGGCAACGATGTCGTCATCGGCCGAGACCTCCGTGCCGACGTCCGCATCGCCCACCCGCTGATCTCGCGTGCCCACCTGGTGCTGCGCTTCGACCAAGGCCGATGGGTCGCGATCGACAACGGCAGCCTCAACGGCATGTACGCCAACGGCCGCCGGGTGCCCTCGGTCGACATCCACGACGGCCAGGTCGTCAACATCGGCAACCCGGACGGGCCCCAGGTGACCTTCGAGGTCGGCCGCCACCAGGGCTCCGTCGGCCGGACACCGACAGCGGCCGTGCCGATCGCGAACCGTCCCAGCGGTGCGTGGCCCACTCAGGCCGCGGCCCCCGGACGCCAGCAATACGGCCAGCCGCCCGCGGCCCAGCGACCCGGTTACTCGTCCGGCCCGCAGCCGCGCTACCCGACGACACCCACCGGATATCCGAGCGGCCCGCAGAGTGGCGGCTATCCGAGCGGACCACAAACCGGTTATCCCGGCGGCCCGCAGAGCGGCGGCTACCCGAGCGGACCGCAGGCGTATCAGTCCCAGCCGGTCCGCAGCGCACCCAACCCGGCCCAGGCTCCGACCACGATGCGGCCCGCGGCCACGCCTGACCGCGGCAGCAGCGAGGCCGGCGGCAACATCGCCACCAGCATGATGAAGATCCTGCGGCCGGGGCGCACCGCCGCGGCGCCGGCAGGTGCGGTGAAGATCGGCCGCAACACCGACAACGACATCGTGATCCCCGACGTGCTGGCCTCGCGGCATCACGCCACGCTGATCCCCCTGCCCGGTGGCACCGAGATCCGCGACGAGCGCAGCATCAACGGCACCTTCGTCAACGGCGCACGAGTGGACTCGGCGGTGCTGCACGACGGTGACGTGATCACCATCGGCAATGTCGACCTGGTGTTCACCGGCGGCACTTTGGTGCGCCGCAGCGAGACCGAGGCCGACACCCGCACCGGTGGCCTCGAGGTGCGCGGCCTGACGTGGACCATCGAGGGCAACAAGACACTCCTCGACAACATCTCCGTCGACGCCCGGCCCGGCACACTCACCGCGGTGATCGGCCCGTCCGGTGCCGGTAAGTCGACGTTCGCCAAACAGGTCGCCGGCTACACACATCCGACCAGCGGCACCATCACCTTCGAGGGCCACGACGTCCACGCCGAATACGCCTCGCTGCGCTCCCGGATCGGCATGGTTCCCCAGGACGACGTGGTGCACGGTCAGCTCACCGTCAGGCAGGCGCTGATGTATGCCGCCGAGCTGCGGCTGCCTCCGGACACCACCAAGGAAGACCGCGAACAGGTCGTCATGCAGGTGCTCGAGGAACTCGAGATGACCAAGCACCTTGACACCCGCGTCGACAAGCTGTCCGGCGGACAGCGCAAGCGCGCCTCGGTCGCCCTGGAGCTGCTGACCGGCCCGTCACTGCTGATCCTCGACGAGCCCACCTCCGGCCTGGACCCCGCCCTCGACCGCCAGGTGATGACGATGCTGCGCCAGTTGGCCGATGCCGGCCGCGTGGTGCTGGTGGTCACGCACTCACTGACCTACCTCGACGTGTGCGACCAGGTGCTGCTGCTCGCGCCTGGCGGCAAGACCGCCTTCTGCGGCCCGCCCGACCAGATCGGCCCGGAACTCGGCACCACCAACTGGGCCGACATCTTCAGCACCGTCGCCGGCGATCCGGCCGAGGCCAACCGCAAGTATCTGGCTCGCACCGGTCCGGCCCCGGCGGCCGCGGCGTCGTCGGCACAGCCCGGCGACCTCGGCGAGCCGGCCAAGACCAGCCTGTTCCGCCAGCTGTCCACGATCGCCCGCCGACAGGTCCGGCTGATCGTGTCCGACCGCGGCTACACCGCGTTCCTGCTCATGCTGCCGTTCATCATGGGCGTGCTGTCACTGTCGGTGCCCGGTGATGTCGGGTTCGGCCTGCCGGTGCCGGCCGTCCAAGGCGGCGAGGCGCCCAACGAACCGGGCCAGATTTTGGTGATGCTCAACGTCGGCGCGATCTTCATGGGCACCGCGCTGACCATCCGGGCGCTGATCGGCGAGCAGGCCATCTTCCGTCGCGAGCAGGCGGTCGGCCTGTCGACGACGGCCTATCTGCTCGCCAAGATCGCGGTGTTCGCCGTGTTCGCGGTGCTGCAATCCGCCATCGTCACGGTGATCACGATTCTCGGAAAGGGCTGGGGCCCGGGCTCTGTCGACAGCGGGGCCTTCATCGGCGGCCGCAACCTGGAGTTGTTCATCGACATCTCCATGACGTGTGTGGCCTCGGCGATGGTGGGCCTGGCGCTGTCGGCACTGGCCCGCTCGGCCGAACAGATCATGCCCCTGCTGGTGGTCACCGTGATGAGCCAGCTGGTGTTCTCCGGCGGCATGATCCCGGTGACCGACCGCGTGGTGCTCGATCAGTTGTCGTGGATCACCCCGGCTCGCTGGGGCTTCGCCGCGTCGGCATCGACCATCGATCTGACCCGCCTGGTGCCGCCGCCGCTGCTGCCCGCCGATTCACACTGGAAGCACACCCCGACCGTGTGGCTGATCAACATCGGCATCCTGCTGCTGCTCTGCATCGTCTACACCGGATTTGTTCGCTGGCGGATCCGGCTCAAGGCCGGCTGA
- a CDS encoding pentapeptide repeat-containing protein, translated as MVADETAWADREFTGHDFRDEDLSRLRTERVVFTECDFSGVDMSESQHFGSAFRNCTFRRATLWHSAFTNCSLLGSVFTECRLRPIKIVESDLTLAVLGGCDLRSVDLSDCRLREASLVGVDLRKAVLRQADLTGARVQDAKLDEADLRGARVDPTFWTTAKLRGAKIDIAQALAYAAAHGLDVHGG; from the coding sequence GTGGTAGCTGACGAAACCGCCTGGGCGGACAGGGAATTCACGGGCCACGATTTCCGCGACGAAGACCTGAGCCGGTTGCGCACCGAGCGCGTGGTGTTCACCGAGTGTGATTTCAGCGGTGTGGACATGTCCGAGTCGCAGCATTTCGGCTCGGCGTTCCGTAACTGCACGTTCCGTCGCGCCACGCTCTGGCACAGCGCGTTCACCAACTGCAGCCTGCTGGGTTCGGTGTTCACCGAGTGCCGGTTGCGCCCGATCAAAATCGTGGAGTCGGATCTCACCCTGGCCGTGCTCGGCGGCTGCGATCTGCGCAGCGTCGACCTCTCGGACTGCCGGCTACGGGAGGCCAGTCTGGTCGGGGTGGACCTGCGCAAGGCGGTGCTACGCCAGGCCGACCTGACCGGCGCCCGGGTTCAGGACGCCAAGCTCGACGAGGCCGATCTGCGGGGCGCCCGCGTCGACCCCACCTTCTGGACCACCGCAAAGCTGCGCGGGGCCAAGATCGACATCGCCCAGGCGCTGGCTTACGCGGCCGCCCACGGCCTCGATGTCCACGGCGGGTAG
- a CDS encoding GTP-binding protein, protein MAYEHSEPRSASAGGAPRRGAASTKIVISGGFGAGKTTFVGAVSEIMPLRTEALVTNVSEGVDALDGTPDKRTTTVAMDFGRITLDEDLVLYLFGTPGQRRFWFMWDDLVRGAIGAIILVDVRRLQDSFAAVDFFEARKLPFIVAVNEFDDAPKHPTQAVRKALALPEHIPVVAVDARDRNSAKAALIAVTEYSLSTLSALPG, encoded by the coding sequence GTGGCCTACGAGCACTCTGAACCCCGCTCGGCCTCCGCCGGTGGCGCTCCCCGACGTGGGGCCGCCTCGACGAAGATCGTCATTTCTGGCGGGTTCGGGGCAGGGAAGACGACATTCGTCGGCGCGGTCTCCGAGATCATGCCGCTGCGCACAGAAGCGTTGGTCACCAACGTGTCTGAGGGCGTCGACGCCCTGGACGGCACCCCGGACAAGCGCACCACCACGGTAGCGATGGACTTCGGCCGGATCACGCTGGACGAGGATCTGGTGCTGTACCTGTTCGGCACGCCCGGGCAGCGCCGTTTCTGGTTCATGTGGGACGACCTGGTGCGCGGCGCTATCGGTGCCATCATCCTGGTCGACGTGCGCCGGCTGCAGGACAGCTTCGCCGCTGTCGACTTCTTCGAGGCCCGCAAGTTGCCGTTCATCGTCGCGGTGAACGAGTTCGACGACGCGCCAAAGCATCCCACCCAGGCGGTGCGCAAAGCCCTGGCACTGCCGGAGCACATCCCGGTGGTGGCGGTGGACGCCCGCGACCGCAACTCGGCCAAGGCCGCGCTGATCGCGGTCACCGAGTACTCGCTGAGCACGCTTTCCGCGTTGCCTGGCTGA
- a CDS encoding DUF742 domain-containing protein, with amino-acid sequence MDEPEPTDRPSLVRPYTLTAGRTDSRVHLPLEAPVQKTDTTREPRWTGHDVRAQIVELCTGSPSVAEIAAHLSLPLGVARVLIGDLVTQGYLRVETTLDDSASFDERRELIGRTLRGLRAL; translated from the coding sequence GTGGACGAACCAGAACCCACCGATCGACCGAGTTTGGTGCGGCCGTACACGCTGACGGCCGGCCGCACCGATTCGCGCGTGCATCTTCCGCTGGAAGCGCCGGTGCAAAAAACCGACACGACGCGCGAACCGCGTTGGACAGGGCACGATGTGCGCGCACAGATCGTAGAGTTGTGCACCGGCAGTCCTTCGGTTGCCGAGATTGCCGCACATTTATCTCTCCCGCTCGGCGTGGCGCGCGTGCTGATCGGGGACTTGGTGACGCAGGGTTATCTCCGGGTGGAAACCACCCTTGATGATTCGGCTAGCTTCGACGAACGCCGCGAATTGATTGGAAGGACCCTGCGTGGCCTACGAGCACTCTGA
- a CDS encoding roadblock/LC7 domain-containing protein, whose protein sequence is MTRPTQRDSLDWLVSKFAREVSGVSHAVLVSADGLLMAASEHMPVERADQLAAVSSGLASLATGASQLFNGGHVMQSVVEMENGYLLLMRVGDGSNLATLTAPSCDIGQVGYEMAILVERVGAVVQSSRRTPQPS, encoded by the coding sequence ATGACCCGCCCGACGCAGCGCGACTCCCTGGACTGGCTCGTGTCCAAGTTCGCCCGCGAGGTTTCCGGGGTGTCCCATGCGGTGCTGGTTTCGGCCGATGGACTACTCATGGCAGCCAGCGAACACATGCCGGTCGAGCGGGCCGATCAGCTCGCCGCGGTCTCTTCCGGATTGGCCAGCCTGGCCACCGGGGCATCGCAGTTGTTCAACGGCGGCCACGTGATGCAGTCGGTGGTCGAGATGGAGAACGGTTACCTGCTGCTGATGCGCGTGGGTGACGGCTCCAACCTGGCCACCCTGACCGCCCCGTCGTGTGACATCGGCCAGGTCGGCTACGAGATGGCCATCCTGGTCGAGCGGGTCGGCGCGGTGGTGCAGTCGTCGCGTCGTACGCCGCAACCGTCCTGA